The Tolypothrix sp. PCC 7712 region CCATCTGTCGGAGGTGTGATTGTTGGTGCAAGGCTAGGCATATCTGAGCATATAGAAGACAACGCCAAAATATTTAGTTTCAACTTAGATGAGGAAGATTTAAATAAGATAGATACAGTGTCTCGCCAATCACGGGATTTATATCAGTTAATTGGCGATTGTGGTGATGAATATCGACGATAACAATTCACTATCAATACTGCTCGGTTGAGGATTTTCAACTCTTAATTTGGTTTGGGGAAAAGGTGAAAGGGTAAGGGTTAAAGGTTTTTTATTGCCCCTTTTCCCCTTAACCGACAAGTATTGAATTCACTATACCTCTGGCAAAAAGCACTTTTGCCAGAGGTGGGAAAAGGTTAAAGGAGAAGGGGAAAATATACAACCTTTCCCCCTATTCCCGACTTCTGCAAGAAGTCTACTATACTTGTCTCTGCATTCTTTGCTTCGTCAAAGACATTTTCGCAGGGTAGGCGCAGAGAGGGAATCTATAAGTGATTAGTTAATAACTAACCACTCATGACCCATGAAAAATCTCAAGCTAAGTAAGTCGAGGGAAATAAACCAAACTATGTTAAGAAACCTATATTGGTTTGAAATCCTTGCCAATGACAAATGACCAATGACAGCCTCAGCTAGTTATCTTTAATTTCGCCGACCTACTTATACGTCTTTACTTTGAGTTTCTGTATGTTCTTTTAACCGAGATACGACGTTATAGTCACCACGACCTGGAGGGGTCATAGCTTCAATAGAACCTTCAGTTGGGCCGCCAATTGCCTTCCATGCACCAAGTCCGCCCTTTAGCTGAGATACATGCTTAAACCCAGCAGAACGCAGAGATTGTGCAGCTTGAGCACTTTGTTCTTCATTAGCACCGTAAACATAAATATCACGGCTTTTATCTATAGATGATGCAGCTCGTTCTACAACTTCATCTGTGGGCATTGGCATTGCACCCAAAATGTGACCTTCATTAAAGGATTCGCGATCGCGCACATCTAGTATTGTAAAAGCAGGTTCGCCCCATTCTAGACGAGCTTTCACAACATGAGCATCAGATTGTGGTTCAATGGGTGGCTGTTCGGGAATGATATTATCTACTAAATTGTTAGCCATAACTGTCTCTTGCTGATTACGTTAACAGCAATTTATCTAAAAAAATAGTTTGATTTTCTCTTTCCCTGGTATGAAGCTTACCAAACTCTCTCTTGAGATAGACTAGTACAACACGGCATAAATAAATAGACCATATTGGTGGGAGAATAAATAATCAGGTTAAAACCCGTTTTGGGCGCGGATTAAGGAATCAAGGTGTGGCTAGATTAAATCCTAAAATATTAAATTTAAGCGATGGCGAGCGGGATCAACTCCAACAGTTGATAAACAGACACAACACGCCGCAACAGATAGCGCTACGAGCCAAAATAATTGTCATGGGATCAGAGGGTCAAAATCATCGTGAAATCGCCCGAAATTTAGACATAAATCGTCAAACGGCGCGTTTATGGCGAAATCGGTGGTTGGAAACTGAGGGGAAAGAATTATCAATTGAGCAGAGATTACAAGACTCTGAGCGTGTTGGCGCACGCCCGAAGTTTAGTATGGAACAAGTAATCGAGTTGTTTGCATTAGCTTGTTCCCCACCATCCGATTATGGAAGACCAATAAGTCATTGGACAGCAAGAGAACTAGCGAACGAAATCATCAAACTTGGAATTATTGAAAGCATATCTGTCCGCCATGTTGGAAGATTACTTGAAGAAGCAGAACTTAAACCTCACCAGAGCCGCTACTGGTTAACCCCCCCCTGAGGACGAAGAATTTGACGCAAAAGTTGAAGATATTACTGGTTTATACATCAATGCGATTGAGCGGCATCTTCAGGGAGAACGTACAATATCCATTGATGAAATGACAGGAATTCAAGCTACTGAGCGCTTAGAAAAAGACTTACCTGTGCGACCAGGCAAAGTCGAAAGAAGGGAATTTGAGTATATTCGTCACGGCACGCAAAGCTTAATTGCCAGCTTTGATGTTGCCACTGGTCAAATTGTCCAGCCGACTTGTTCAGATACCAGAACGGAAGTTGATTTTGCCCTTCATGTTCGCCGAACAATTGAAACTGACAGTGATGCTAAAAAATGGCATCTGATTATGGACTGCCTTAACACTCATCAGTCTGAGTCTCTAGTTCGTTTAGTTGCACAAATTGAAGGTTTGAATATTGACCTGGGTATTAAGGGAGAAAGTGGCATCCTTAAATCAATGAAATCCCGCACTGCTTTTTTGAGTGATCCAACACACCGGATTGTGTTTCATTACACACCTAAACATTCCTCTTGGCTCAATCAAATTGAGATTTGGTTCAGTATTTTGGTTCGCAAGTTACTCAGAAGAGCCAGTTTCGTCAGTCAGGATGATTTGAAAAATCGAATCCTCAAGTTTATCGACTACTTTAATCAAACAATGGCTAAACCTTTTAAGTGGACATATAAGAGCAAAGTTTTGGCTATTTAATGGTCTGCTTATTTCCGCCGTACTGTACTAGTACCGCAAGACGGAATTCAAAATTCTCTCTTGGAAAGTTCTGATCGGAGGAAACCTCCGCTCAGACTTTCCGCAAAATTCAAAATTAAGACAGAGTAATCTTTTTGTTGATTTTGTAGACGCAAAGTGGCTTCCCGTAGGGTATGATTTGTTTCTTTATGCCGTGTTGTACTAGTACAAATAGCTCAAGTCTAAAGTCTGAACTATCAAATAAACAAAGTTTTATATTCATCCTCACAGTAATTTGTCACAGCTAATTTATTAATGCAGTGGTTGTTTTAGTCGGGCTGTGGATTTAAAATTACAAATTGAATTATGTATAAATAGTAAGTATTTCATTGATTGAGAAGAAATGCGTTAAATTTATGATTTTTTCTTTTCATTTATACGCAATCTCTGATCAATATTATTTCTTACTTTGAGGTTAGCGCTCATTTCATTGTGTAATTTTCAATATTGAATCTTAAATTAAACCATAAATGGTGTCTTTCCAGGAAAAATATATGACTGACTCCAGAATTGGAATTGACCTCAACTTTGAACCGCAATATTTCAAAAATGTATTATAAAACACTTATACAAGTAGCAAGTATTATTTAAACTGACACTTGATGAATTTTAATAACCAATAAATTGAGTTGTGTAAATGGGTAAGACAAGTTAAATAAATTACAAATTATATAAGTGAAGTCAGGCTGGCTGTTTATGATGATTTCAAGAATCAAGAATATTGTCAAAAACATTACGTTGTATTCAATTAACATTAACCAATAATTATTAGATTTTTCAAGTGTTTGAGAGCTTGCTCTCAATTGATTTCTGAGTAGAAACTTTACTGACTGGTGATTAAAAATATCACAGGCTCGGCAAAAATATTCCTTTGTAGGATAATAATTATGGTCAAGTACTTCACTAGATATATTAAAAAGTTAATTGCGGCCAAATCAAGTACTATAATGACTAATGTTTGGTGAGCAAACGCTACCTGACGACAAGTCATAAGTATATACGTAAGCACCTGAGGACAGGATGGGAATAATTCCAGCACTACATAATTTATTTCGAGTGCAAACAATCTCTGAAGGTAGCATTTCACAAAGTAGCGATCGCATATCAAATCGCCACATAGACAATAGACTATAAATAATGGGCTAGACAGTTATGGTGATGGTTCCTGCTACTAATCCCAAAGTTCTGGTTGTAGATGACGACTACGGTGTCCGAACTCTCATATATCGCTTTTTAAGTCGAAAATATCATATTGAGTCGGCAGCAGATGGTAAGACTGCTTTAAATTTATTCGATCAATTTCAACCAGATTTAGTTATCCTCGATTGGAATTTACCAGACAGCACAGGCTATACCCTTTGCCAAGAAATGCAACGGCGCACTAACGTTTTAGTGATGATACTCAGTAGCCGAACTGACGAAGCTGATAAAATTAAAATCTTGGCTGCAGGTGCTGATGATTTTATGTCCAAACCCTTTAGCCTAGCTGAAGTAGAAGTCCGAGTCCAAGCTTTGTTGCGGCGGATGCGTACAGTCAACACCTCACCAGCACAACGCCTTGTCTTTCAACAGTTAGCAATTAATCCTGATGGGCGAGAGGTGACACTTAACGATAAACCTCTATCATTAACTGCCCTAGAATTTAATATTTTACATTTTTTGGCTAGCCACCCAGGTCAAGCGTGGAGTCGTCCTCAGCTAATCCAGAAAATTTGGGGTTGCGATTATGTGGGAGATGGAAGAGTAGTTGATGTACATATTGGTCAACTCCGCAAAAAAATGGAAGTTGATACCAATATCCCCGAATTTATTAAAACTGTTCGGGGTTACGGTTATAAGTTTGAACCCCCAGAAAAACCTCCAGAATAGAAATTCACAAATACTCAAACCCTTCTCTAATAATGACGTACTCGCATTTTCATAATTGCTAATTCAAAATTTCAAAAGTCATCGCCCAATCACCAATCAGGAAGATGGAATCAGTTTCATTTCACGTTTTCGCTTGTTCATAAATTAATTTAATGCCAAATCATAGCTAAAGCTTATTGAGATTTTAGAGATGAAATTTTGCAGAAAAGGGCACAAGCCCTTATTTTTTTGCAAATTGGCAAAATCCAAAATCTAGGTATGAGTATTGTTTTCTTCACAAAAAGACATAATTAGGTAAAATTAGTTAAAGCAATTTTGCATCTGTAAATCTAGGCATCAGCAAAACCATGCAGCTGAAAATCAGTGCATCTCGATTTCCCTTAGCTTACTTACTACTCATTGCTCCCTTTTTCTTATGGGGTACGGCAATGGTAGCAATGAAAGGAGTGATACCCCACACCACACCACTATTTATGGCAGGAGTGCGGTTGCTACCAGCTGGGATATTAATTCTCGTAGCAGCAGCGTTGATGGGTAAATCCCAACCCAAGGGATGGGGTGCATGGTTATGGATTACCTTATTTGCTTTAGTCGATGGAACTCTTTTTCAAGGGTTTTTGGCAGAGGGACTAGTGAGAACTAGCGCCGGATTGGGATCTGTGATGATTGATTCTCAACCATTGGCTGTAGCTTTACTGTCGTTATGGCTATTCCAAGAACGGATTGGTTTTTGGGGATGGCTGGGCTTAGGATTGGGAGTTTCTGGTATTAGTTTAATTGGTTTGCCCGATGAGTTGATTTTCCATCTTCTGGGTTCTGGTGTAAATGTCACAATCGGTAATTGGCAACAGTTATTTGCTAGCGGTGAGTGGTTAATGCTGCTAGCTGCGTTATCAATGGCGGTAGGAACAGTATTGATTCGGTTTGTCTGTCGTTATGCAGATCCCGTAGTAGCTACAGGATGGCACATGATTATCGGTGGATTGCCATTATGGGGGGTGTCATCAGTTGTAGAATCCCAGCAATGGCAAAATCTTGCTACATCCGATTGGCTGGCATTGGGTTATGCCACAATATTTGGTAGTGCGATCGCTTACGGATTATTTTTCTACTTTGCTTCTAGCGGTAATCTCACCAGTCTCAGTTCTCTTACCTTCTTAACACCAATTTTTGCGCTACTTTTTGGTAATCTCTTCCTCTCAGAAGTGCTTAGTCCCTTACAGTGGATGGGAGTTTTCTTAACTTTAATTAGTATTTATCTCATCAACCAGCGCGATAATTTAGCAGCCAGCAAAAAGGTTATTCTGGCTGAAGCAACTACAAATCAGCAACCTATTTTAGAAGCATCTAATGCTCAGAAACTTAGCCCTGTTACTTTAGCCGTGAGAGAATCTGAGCCTGAAGTATTACCTTAAAGTTCATCAATATTCCTAAGTGAATAGATGTGCATTGTTAGTAGCCAGTCCCGATGAAAAAATTTCACAAGCCTTGCATGAAATTTGGAATGGGATTTTTACTCAGCAACGCCACTTTCAAGATTGTTATCTATCTCCTAACCAATTCTCCAAATCCGCAACACTAGCAAAATCTAGCAACGCCTCACCCAAATCTTCTAACTCTACAACAGACAAACCCTGAATCCGTTCCTGTAATTGAGGAGTCAAAGAACCACAGCGGCGGTTTAGTTGGCGTAGAACAAGTGTTAGCGCCTCTTGCTGTCTTCCCTGCTGTTGACCCCTTTCAATTCCTTCTCTCATCCAGCTTGTGACAATTTCCATAACTTGTTCCTCTTGTCTTGGTTCAATACTAGCAAGCTGTTCTTGAAATGCTGCTAGTTCTTGAGCATTCAACTGTAGGTAGGTATCAATAAAACCAGAAATCAACTGTACTTGTGCGGGATTCAATCCCAAGCTTGCTAGTAATTGTAGTGATAGCAGCTTGACTGTGGGACGTTCTTGAGTGTCCATCCGCATTTTAGACATCAAAGCACTGGCTACAGGATTTTGGAGATTCACAAAATCCTGCCACTGTAGTCTGTTTAACTGGATGACGCGATAGTTAAATTCCAGCACTGTCCATCCAGGAAACGCGACTTGGTAAGAGTTTGGTTCTAGACGCTGCGGAGAATCATGGGAATAAATGACTACTGGATAAACTGGGAGGGCAAATTTTTCATGCAAGCGTGCGAAATAGCAGAACATTCGCTGGTTAAAATCTGCTTGGGAAGCTGACTGATGTTCTGTATGGATAATAAACAGAGCATCCTGATTTCTAAATGAGGCTCGCACAACTAAATCAACAATTTTGCGCTCACCTTCAGTCACATCGGTAAATACCTCTTGTGGTAAAAACTCCACAGAATCCCTTTCCCAGTAGGCGCTGACATCGGGAAAAAAGAGTTCGATGAACTCTGGAAAAAAATTAGTGAGTAGTTCTTTAAACAGGCGGTCATGGTCAATCATCAGCAGATTTTAGCGAATTTTGCATTTAAATTCATAAATACGTAGTAATTTGTAGCCACACATCATCAGAGAACTGCTGCAAGATATGAACTTGAGAATTGACTCGATATACTAGATAGGTGGTACAAAAGTATTATTAGTAGCCGAATTATGAAAGCAGTTAAAGATTTAACCCTTGAGGTTTAACTCTTGACTGTTTCCTGTTGACTACTGATACACTTATTTAGCAAAACACTTCGATAGCCTAAAACGATGAAAGCATCTGCTAAGTTCGACTTTGAGGACGAGAAATTTAATGCACCGCCTTCTCAAGTCATCCCCTGGTGTCAGATGATTAATCCTCGGTATGGCACAGATGGTATTCAATCTTACGGTTTGGCAATTAAGCTTGATAATGCCCAAGCTGTAGGTTTTCAGCCAGACGATAATTGGCAACAGGTAGAGCATGAATTTAGCTCTGGAGTGGAAACTGTATTTATTACTCCTACTCCCAATTTAGTGATCGTGCGACGAGGGCCATTGTCGGTAAAAGACCGAGAAACAGGTCTGAAGTTGGGTACACTTAAAGAGAATTACGATGCTTTTTTAGCAGATAAACTTAAATTTAAAACTTTTACTCGCTACTTAATTTTTATAGTTGGTGAAGATAAAAAATTTCTACATGATACACCATTACAATTAACGCTTAATGGTGCGGCTGGGGCAAGTTTTGCTAAAACTTACTGCGAATATCAACAAGGTAAAGTTGTAAGTGGTTTTGTGGCTGAATTAGAAAAGGCTTATGCTGGATATAGAAAGCAACCTGTAACGCCAAAAGGCCCATTATTCCACGCTCATGGTATTTTTTCGCCCATAATTGAATGTGAAGAAAGAGGCATTGAACCAAATACAGTACTGGTGGCTTCTACTGTAGATTTTAAACATCCAACAATTGGGACATTAACACAATATTTAATAGCTTCCGATTCGCCTGAGTCCGCAATAATTTGCAAGTCTTTTGAAGACCACAAAGAGTTTGGTAAGGAAGCTGTGAAAATAGAAACACCTAAGGTAGAAATGGCAGGTGTTTCTAGTTCTTATATTTATGCGGATGAGGATGATTTTGGTTATCCGCCGTATTAGGGATTGGGGATGAGGAGGCAGGGGGGTAGGGAGCAGGGAGCAGGGGGAGAATAAATTACCAATGCCCCATGCCCTATGCCCTATGCCCTATGCCCAATATTTATTCTTTTAAAAGTAAATAATATAATGAGCCGTTACCGCCTGTGATACCGGCGCGATCGCCTGCTAGTTTGCCGGTTCCCATGAAATAATCTACCCTTCCTGGGCCTTTGATGGCACTTCCGGTGTCTTGATCCAGTACAAAGCGGTTAACTCTACGATACTCTAAGCTACCTGAACCATTAGGATAAGGAATAGAGGCAGCAATCAAGGCTAGCGCACCTGGAGGCATCAAAGATTTATCAGTAGCAATAGAGCGCTCTGCTGTCACGGGTACATTAATACTACCTGTGGCTGCACCACCGCTGGTTTCTTTAAAGAAGACAAATCGCTCCCAGCGAGGTAGATAGTTACTTAATTCTTGGGGATTTTGATTAAAAAACTGGATTAAACGTGGCATAGTTAATCCATCAAGGGGCAATTTGCCATCTTTTGCCAGTTCTCTACCAATACTTGTCCAGGGGTAATCTGTGCCACCTGCATAACCGATAGAGGTTCTTTTACCGTCACTTAACTGGATTTGAGCAGAACCTTGGATGTGAACCATGTATGCATCGAGGCGATCGCGGAACCATAAAAGTTCTAGACCTTTTAACTGGCTTTTTTCACCAAGTAAGCCATCTTTCCCTTCTAAATCAACTCTTTTTGGGTGAGGTTTAACCCATTTATCAAAATCAGGTGGTAGGCGATAAAGGGGATACTTGTATTCAGCAGTCTTGACGCGGCTAGCTTGGTAAACTGGCTCGTAGTAAGCAGTAAATTTAACAGTACCCTTGCCGTCATTCCCTATAGATTGATACAAGGTAAACTCTCGCTGCACAGCAGCTTGTAGTTGTGCTGCTGACTTAGATTTAACCACTAACTGACGGAAGCGAATTAAACTGCGGCGCACCCGATCTAAGGTAATTTCTTTAATTGGATATTGTTGATAAGCAGCGATCGCCTTATCTTTTTCTAAGTAACTTAAGCTGTTATCAATGGCTGCTAACAGCGCTTTGCGATCGCCGCGTTTCACCCTGCTACCCCAAATTTGCTCATCCCAACCCAAACAAGCAGAGCTAGGGGTACAATTGCTTTCTAAGTCTATCGGTTTAAGTGGTAGCTCAATTTCGGGAGTGATTGGCGGTACTGGGATGGGTATCGCTGGCGGAGTCTGTTCTGGCGGTGGATAAATAGGAATCTGAGCAACAGCTGACCAAAATGTATTTAAAAATGTAATTCCTAGACTTAAAGAAAGCAAAGCAAGGGTTTTTCTGTTCATTTAGCTAAATCTTTCAACACTAGAACTAAAAATTGGTTCTACTCGAATTGCGACAACCCGAGATGGGCGTACTACCATATACTCCCCTTGAATATTCTTGATCGGCACGCTAATAAAGTCATTAGAGGCAGACTTGGGAACAAGCTCGCCACTATACCACTTCTGGAACTCTTGAATAGTAGGAAAACGTACTTCTTCGCGGTGGCCACTTTCCATTAGTAGGTAGACTGCGTATTCATTCGGTGTTCTAGGCATAAAGTTGAATCATTTGAAACACATTCAACCCATTGTTAACTACCTCACCCCAGAATGAAAAGGGGAACTATACGGTAGCAAGCAAAGCTGTCTGGAAGAGTTTTAAGTTAATAACTCACCTCTCAGCGAAACAGTTTTGAGTGTTGAGTCATGAGTGCTGGGTAAAAAACTAAAATTAATTGCACCCCTGAACAGTCTTCACTATTAACTTGTTCTTCCGCCCATGACGCTAGTTTACCTGAATCCAGTTCCCAACAAATTCTTCAGGAAAAAATCTTGTGATGGGATTGATATTTTGAGTTGTGCGGTTAATATTCGCTCAAGGGTCAAAGAGATGCGATTAATTGCGTCTCTTCTCAAAAGTCAAAAATGTTCCCTTCAGGGAATGCTAGTCGCCGACAGAGGGAAACCCTCCCGCAGTGCTGGTCTCACTTTGTCTCCCTTCCAACCAATCACGGCTTGACGTTAGATGGTTTAGCTTTGGAAACGCCGCGTTGGGAATTTAAAAATGGTGGGATGGGACAGTCTAAGGTCATGGCGATCGCTCTCAGTAAATCGGCTTCTGGTGGTATTACTTTGTTATCTATTAAGAGAGTGTGAGCGCAAGTATCTACAATACCTTTACCTCAACAGGCTGAACTTGGTGCAACCATGTAATTTGTCGTTCTTGTATCTGGGGATTTTCTGTATCTAACGCCAGTGCTAAAGTGATCGCAGATTAAACTAATACCAGCGATAACCATTAATCCTAGGGCAAAAGCCCAAATCTTTTTTTATTCGCTCATCTGGATTCAATGAAATTATTGAGCAGATACTTGTCCATTTCTATAAAAAATTAAAAAATATATAAATTCTCTCAGTAGTTACTCTTAAAGAAACAGAATAAGTAGTGAATTTACTGATAAATCAATAATTTAAAAAGCTGGTTTTGTTTTATTAATGAAGATTGAATTAACACGATTTATTTCAATAAAGTGTATGCCATAATCTATTTGGGCACTATATTAATGTGATTAAAATTCTCAGCATTTGATATACATGAAAATATTTTAATAGTAACGAACAAGGTTAATTTCTTAATTAAGAGTATTTATATCTTCAAGCAATAAATAGCTAAAACTGCTTGACATCAATCAAATGATTAGATGTCACGAAAAACAGCATTCATAAAAAGAGACTGTAGTACTAATTAAGGATAATTAATTCAATTAAGAAATATGTCTGTACAAAACAACAATTTAAAATATTTACCATCTCATTCATCGATAGTGTCCCTACTTGATTTCATTTGTCAACAATATCCAGACCAAATTGCATTAGTGCTGGAAGAGCAACAGTTGACTTATGGAGAGTTATATCAGCGAGCAGAACACTTATATCAATATTTGACAGCCAAAAATTGGTTAACATCTAACAGTTTAATTGGACTCTGTATAGAACCTTCTTTTGAAATGGTTATTGCTATCTATGCAGTTTTAAAAGCAGGTGCAGCTTTTGTTCCCCTTGATCCAGATTTACCTCGTCAGAGGCTCAGTTATATGATTGTTGATGCCAAACTAACCACTGTTTTGACACAACAAAAGTTTGCTTTTGATATTGAGCCGGCATTACGCCAGAGTGGTATTGATGGGAATATATGTTTTTTAGATACACCTTCTGTCTGGCAGGAATCAACTATACCTCTCGTCACACCTCAATTAGTAGAAGCAGAGCAACTAGCTTACATTATTTATACTTCTGGATCTACTGGTGTACCTAAAGGAGTAATGTTGACCCATGAAGGTTTACTAAATTTAGCATTAGCAAGCTGTAGTACTTTTGAAATTAAACCAGGGTTGCGTTTACTTCAGTTTGCCTCAATTAGCTTTGATGCTGCGATTTGGGAAGTAGTCACAGCCTTATGTGGTGGAGCAACTTTGGTTCTGAGTGCAAGAGAGCAAATGCTTCCTGGAAAACCGTTGGCCAATTTTATTGCTAGACAAAAAATAAATTGGGTGATGCTACCACCTTCTGTACTATCAACGCTCACTCAGTTTCGGGATCAGTTGCCTGATTTACAAACAGTGGTAGTAGGTGGCGAAGCTTGTCCCACATCACTTGCTAAGGCATGGGTTTCACCTTTGTTAGGCAAAATCAATACAATACTCAACAAGACTTGCCCAACATCACTCGCTCAATCATGGATTTCACCTCATACCCGCTTTTTCAATGCTTATGGGCCAACAGAAATCACAGTTTGTTGCACAATTTACGAGTTTCAGCCCCAGGATATTAATTTACCCATTGGTTACGCACTACCGAATGTGGAACTCTACATTCTTGATGAAGAACTCAAACTTTGTCATAGAGGTGAAAAAGGCGAGTTATATGTAGGTGGCGTAGGAGTAGCTAAAGGCTACCTTCACAAACCAGATATCACAAATGTTTCTTTTATAGATAACCCCTTTGGTGCGGGCAAGATATATAAAACTGGTGATATCGTTTATGAAGATCCTGATCATCTGGGGCTACTACATTATGCTGGTAGAACTGATAATCAAGTCAAAATACGAGGCAAGCGGATAGAATTAGAAGCTATTGAAATGGTACTTGCCCAACATCCTGGTGTACAGGCGAACACAGTGAAAGCAATTAAAACTGTACAAATAGAAACTAGCAATATACCAGGAAACTATGGGATTTCAATGCTTGTTGCCTATATCGTTCCGAAAACTGGAGAGTTTTTGACTGACAAGCATCTGCAACGATTTGCTGCGGAACAACTACCAGATTATATGGTACCTGCCCGGTTTATTTTCATTGATGAATTGCCTTTGCTACCTAACCGCAGTAAAGTAGACCGTAATGCTTTACCTGAACTACCACAAACACCATATTTTATCGCTAATACTATAGACAACGCTGTTAAAATTGCTGCGATTTTTGATCAAGCTTTACAGCTACCTACTGGCAGTTGTACTCCTGACACTAATTTCTTTCATATAGGTGGCAATTCACTCTGTATAGCCCATGTATTATATGCGATTGACCGTGATTTTAGTGTATCTCTTCCTTCTCGCTTAATTTATGAATATCCTACTCCATCCGATTTAGCAAAACTGTTAGAAAAATATAAACTCAAAATTAACAATATAGCTGATGAGCAACAGATTGACTTACAAGTAGAAGCTCAACTTTCTCCACAATTAAATATATCTGTTTGGCAACAGACACCACAAAATAAATATGATTGTGCATTAATTACAGGTGCAACAGGTTTTCTAGGAGCACACCTTTTACATGAACTTCTGCAAAAAGGTAAATATCAAAAAATTTACTGTATAGTGCGAGCAGAAAGCGATACAGTTGCAATGACAAAGCTCCTTGCAACCTTTGTTAAGTATCAGTTGCCAACAGCAGAGTTGTCACAAGTATATGCGATCGCTGGAGATATTGAGCAGCCACAATTGCAACTACCATCAGCCCTCTTTGACAAACTAGGCGAAGAAGTTGATCAAATCTATCATGTAGCTGCTGACACTAATTACATCAAACCTTATTCAGCAATTAAAAAGCCAAATGTCAATGGTACTGCTAACATAATTGCTTTAGCAGCGCACTATCGCCACAAAGTTTTGCATTACTTATCAACTCTCGCTGTCTATGGATCATTAACTTCATTACTAGGTATTAATGAAGTTGCTGAAGATTTTGATATTGATATCAGCGCACCAATTATGTCCGTGGAATGTGGCTATATACGGTCAAAATGGGTTGCTGAACGTATGGTAAAAACCGCAAGAGAACAAGGATTAGCCGTCTCTATTTACCGTCCTGGTTTTATTTCTGGACATAGGCAAACAGGCTTTGCTAACCTCAATGATACATTCTACCGCTTTATTAGAGGTTGCATTCAGATGGGTATGTACCCAGATTGGCCCGAAAAATACTGGACTCCCGTACCTGTTGACTATGTTGCTGCTTTGATAGCCTCTGTTTCCCTAGATCCAAAGCGGACAGGTGGTAATTACAATATTGTTGTCCCTCGGGAAAATGAAATAAGTAATGTGGAGATATTTGAGTTCATTAACGAGTTAGGCTATCCT contains the following coding sequences:
- a CDS encoding thioester reductase domain-containing protein; the protein is MSVQNNNLKYLPSHSSIVSLLDFICQQYPDQIALVLEEQQLTYGELYQRAEHLYQYLTAKNWLTSNSLIGLCIEPSFEMVIAIYAVLKAGAAFVPLDPDLPRQRLSYMIVDAKLTTVLTQQKFAFDIEPALRQSGIDGNICFLDTPSVWQESTIPLVTPQLVEAEQLAYIIYTSGSTGVPKGVMLTHEGLLNLALASCSTFEIKPGLRLLQFASISFDAAIWEVVTALCGGATLVLSAREQMLPGKPLANFIARQKINWVMLPPSVLSTLTQFRDQLPDLQTVVVGGEACPTSLAKAWVSPLLGKINTILNKTCPTSLAQSWISPHTRFFNAYGPTEITVCCTIYEFQPQDINLPIGYALPNVELYILDEELKLCHRGEKGELYVGGVGVAKGYLHKPDITNVSFIDNPFGAGKIYKTGDIVYEDPDHLGLLHYAGRTDNQVKIRGKRIELEAIEMVLAQHPGVQANTVKAIKTVQIETSNIPGNYGISMLVAYIVPKTGEFLTDKHLQRFAAEQLPDYMVPARFIFIDELPLLPNRSKVDRNALPELPQTPYFIANTIDNAVKIAAIFDQALQLPTGSCTPDTNFFHIGGNSLCIAHVLYAIDRDFSVSLPSRLIYEYPTPSDLAKLLEKYKLKINNIADEQQIDLQVEAQLSPQLNISVWQQTPQNKYDCALITGATGFLGAHLLHELLQKGKYQKIYCIVRAESDTVAMTKLLATFVKYQLPTAELSQVYAIAGDIEQPQLQLPSALFDKLGEEVDQIYHVAADTNYIKPYSAIKKPNVNGTANIIALAAHYRHKVLHYLSTLAVYGSLTSLLGINEVAEDFDIDISAPIMSVECGYIRSKWVAERMVKTAREQGLAVSIYRPGFISGHRQTGFANLNDTFYRFIRGCIQMGMYPDWPEKYWTPVPVDYVAALIASVSLDPKRTGGNYNIVVPRENEISNVEIFEFINELGYPLQKISPKNWLNALSTLTPVNSLYPLTSFFQEKVYQNRSTILEVHHRTLILKVDDTLNAIKDYGIQCPTIDRALIYKYMPSFVADTSTEAIKVHTPFIEVP
- a CDS encoding murein transglycosylase A, with product MNRKTLALLSLSLGITFLNTFWSAVAQIPIYPPPEQTPPAIPIPVPPITPEIELPLKPIDLESNCTPSSACLGWDEQIWGSRVKRGDRKALLAAIDNSLSYLEKDKAIAAYQQYPIKEITLDRVRRSLIRFRQLVVKSKSAAQLQAAVQREFTLYQSIGNDGKGTVKFTAYYEPVYQASRVKTAEYKYPLYRLPPDFDKWVKPHPKRVDLEGKDGLLGEKSQLKGLELLWFRDRLDAYMVHIQGSAQIQLSDGKRTSIGYAGGTDYPWTSIGRELAKDGKLPLDGLTMPRLIQFFNQNPQELSNYLPRWERFVFFKETSGGAATGSINVPVTAERSIATDKSLMPPGALALIAASIPYPNGSGSLEYRRVNRFVLDQDTGSAIKGPGRVDYFMGTGKLAGDRAGITGGNGSLYYLLLKE